Genomic segment of Deltaproteobacteria bacterium:
ACGGTCTGTGGGAATTCGGGTTCAGGCTGAATCTTCTGAGCACCATCGTCATGACCCGGGAAGTGATCCCGGTCATGAAGGAACGAAAATGGGGGCGGATCATCAACATGACCTCCATTTCGGTGAAACAGCCCATCGATGGCCTTATCCTTTCAAACACGATCAGATCGGGTGTGATCGGTCTCGCGAAGACCCTCTCCACCGAGCTGGCCCCCTTCAACATTACCGTCAACAGTGTATGTCCCGGTTACACCCTCACGGATCGAGTGAGAAATCTCGCCGCGGCCGTCGCCGGGAAGGAGAATACGACACCCGAGGCGGTCATCGCCCGGTGGGAGGCCGCCATTCCCATGGGCAGGCTTGGAACACCGCAGGAATTCGCCAGCCTGGTCACCTTTCTTGCCTCGGAACGTTCCGGGTACATCACAGGAGCGGCGATCCAGATAGACGGGGGCTGGTATAAGGGGGTGATGTGAAAATACGATTAGCGGATTAGGGATTACCGGATTACGGATTAGTGAGGTCGAATCCCGAATCCCCGATGACCCATTCCATCTGCTCCAGAAGAGGTGGGAACGTTTCCGGGTTAAGGGCCGATATGGGCGTTGCCCTGTATCGGTCGCAGAGCGTTTTCAGCAGTGTCTTGTCGGAGACCCGGTCCTCCTTGTTGAAGACAAGGAGCCTGTTCTTGTGCATCAGGTCAAGTTCTTCAAGGATCGTCATGACGGCCTCGATATGTTCTTCGAAGTTCGGGTTCGATATATCGACGACGTGAAGAAGCAAGTCCGCTTCGTGGAGTTCTTCCAGTGTGGCGCGGAAAGCCGCAAAAAGCTCCTTGGGAAGATTTCTGATGAATCCCACCGTGTCGGTGATGATCGCTTCCGTATCCCGGGGAAATCGGAGGCGGGAGCTTTTCGGGTCAAGGGTGGCGAAGAGCTTGTCTTCTGTCAGGACGGAGCTGTCGGTCAGCATGTTCAGAAGCGTCGATTTGCCGGCGTTCGTGTAGCCGACGATGGAAATGACGGGAAGTGCCTTTCGCTTCCTTTTTTCTCTTCGTTGGTTCCTGCCCTTCCTGACGGTTTTCAGCTCTTTTTCGAGATGGTTGATCCGGTCGTAGACCCTCCGCCGGTTGATCTCGAGCTTTGTTTCGCCCGGGCC
This window contains:
- a CDS encoding SDR family oxidoreductase — encoded protein: MDLGLQGKTAFVAGGSMGLGKAVAMELCREGTRVTICALDDPELPKAVKEIAGETGGEIYAVAADLADAEQAQKAVRESLDRFGSLDILVNNAGGPPSVPFLEIDDGLWEFGFRLNLLSTIVMTREVIPVMKERKWGRIINMTSISVKQPIDGLILSNTIRSGVIGLAKTLSTELAPFNITVNSVCPGYTLTDRVRNLAAAVAGKENTTPEAVIARWEAAIPMGRLGTPQEFASLVTFLASERSGYITGAAIQIDGGWYKGVM